In the Thermococcus sp. MAR1 genome, one interval contains:
- a CDS encoding antitoxin family protein has protein sequence MGVGIRAVYRNGVFKPLDKVDLPEGTQVEILIADPKEAIKRYAGALRGLKDVGDIDWEEAYHEHILKRAGDG, from the coding sequence ATGGGTGTGGGGATCAGAGCGGTTTACAGGAACGGGGTCTTCAAGCCCCTCGATAAGGTGGACCTGCCTGAGGGGACCCAGGTGGAGATACTCATAGCTGACCCCAAAGAGGCCATTAAGAGATACGCTGGAGCGCTTAGAGGGCTGAAGGATGTCGGGGACATAGACTGGGAGGAGGCGTACCATGAGCACATCCTCAAGAGAGCCGGTGATGGTTGA
- the gatD gene encoding Glu-tRNA(Gln) amidotransferase subunit GatD, translated as MRKVERFMKEKGLEVGDHVRIIEKENGNTSVYEGIVMNPYELSSGETLTLKLDNGYNVGILVDQILEVEVIEKAAPREELKFEEIFPKKPGLPSVAIIGTGGTIASRIDYKTGAVHAAFTAEELAKAVPEIFDIANITPKLLFNIMSEDMRPEYWIKIAHEVARMLNNGEDGVVIAHGTDTMAYTASALSFMLRDLGKPVILVGSQRSSDRPSSDAAMNLICSVRMATADLGEVAIVMHGETGDTYCLAHRGTKARKMHTSRRDAFRSINDIPIAKIWPGGKIEFLRSDYRRRTESEVWVDDEMEERVALVKAFPGIQPEVIDFFVDKGYKGIVIEGTGLGHVPTYLIDSIKRATEEGLSVCMTSQCLYGRVNLNVYSTGRRLLKAGVIPCEDMLPETAYVKLMWVLGHTDDPKEIREMMLTNYAGEITPYTRFDTFLR; from the coding sequence ATGCGCAAAGTTGAGAGGTTTATGAAGGAGAAAGGCCTTGAAGTCGGAGATCACGTCCGAATAATCGAAAAGGAGAATGGAAACACGAGCGTCTATGAGGGTATCGTCATGAATCCTTACGAGCTATCCAGCGGCGAAACGCTCACGCTGAAGCTCGACAACGGATACAACGTCGGAATCCTCGTGGATCAAATCCTGGAGGTCGAGGTGATCGAGAAGGCCGCCCCCAGGGAGGAGCTGAAGTTCGAGGAGATCTTTCCCAAGAAGCCGGGCCTTCCAAGCGTTGCGATAATAGGAACCGGAGGGACAATAGCGAGCAGGATTGACTACAAGACCGGCGCCGTTCACGCCGCCTTCACCGCGGAGGAGCTCGCCAAGGCCGTCCCCGAGATATTTGATATAGCGAACATAACACCGAAGCTTCTCTTCAACATAATGAGCGAAGACATGCGCCCAGAGTACTGGATTAAGATAGCCCATGAAGTTGCCAGAATGCTGAACAACGGGGAAGATGGAGTTGTCATCGCCCACGGAACGGACACGATGGCCTACACCGCCTCGGCGCTCAGCTTCATGCTCCGCGACCTAGGCAAGCCGGTTATCCTCGTTGGCTCCCAGAGGAGCTCCGACAGGCCGAGCAGTGACGCGGCTATGAACTTGATATGCTCGGTCAGAATGGCGACTGCAGACCTCGGAGAGGTTGCCATTGTCATGCACGGCGAAACCGGCGATACCTACTGCCTGGCCCACCGCGGAACCAAGGCAAGGAAGATGCACACGAGCAGACGCGATGCTTTCAGGAGCATAAACGACATTCCTATAGCGAAGATATGGCCCGGAGGCAAAATCGAGTTCCTCAGGAGCGACTACAGGAGGAGAACCGAGAGCGAGGTCTGGGTGGACGACGAAATGGAGGAGCGCGTAGCCCTCGTCAAAGCGTTCCCAGGAATCCAGCCTGAGGTCATAGACTTCTTTGTTGATAAGGGATACAAGGGAATCGTCATCGAGGGTACCGGACTGGGCCACGTTCCGACTTACCTCATAGATTCCATAAAACGTGCCACTGAGGAAGGCCTCAGCGTCTGCATGACCAGCCAGTGCCTCTACGGAAGGGTGAACCTCAACGTCTACTCCACCGGAAGAAGACTCCTAAAGGCAGGCGTGATTCCGTGCGAGGACATGCTCCCAGAGACTGCCTATGTTAAACTCATGTGGGTTCTCGGCCACACCGACGACCCGAAGGAAATCCGCGAGATGATGCTGACCAACTACGCCGGAGAGATAACCCCCTACACGAGGTTTGACACTTTCCTGAGGTGA
- a CDS encoding transcriptional regulator, translating to MMTRRQRIIKLLEERDYSPGELALALELRGRGAKRVIIEDLKAIQRTLKHEGKVLLIKPAECRKCGFVFRPEINVPSRCPRCKSEWIEEPRFKIEAR from the coding sequence ATGATGACTCGTAGGCAGCGCATAATAAAGCTTTTGGAGGAGAGGGACTACTCACCGGGAGAGCTTGCATTGGCCCTCGAACTGAGGGGAAGGGGGGCTAAGAGGGTTATCATCGAGGACCTGAAGGCCATTCAGAGAACACTGAAACACGAGGGAAAGGTGCTCCTCATAAAGCCAGCCGAGTGCAGGAAGTGCGGCTTCGTCTTCAGGCCGGAGATAAACGTCCCCTCCCGCTGTCCGAGGTGCAAGTCTGAGTGGATAGAGGAGCCAAGGTTTAAGATTGAGGCCAGATAG
- a CDS encoding tRNA pseudouridine(54/55) synthase Pus10: MIIENAERVLESHGLCNHCLGRLFAKLGRGTNEERGRAIRFVLNMERSAKGLPPIEEPERCELCQDIFERIPELVGDMKKAAEGIEFETFLVGSRFPGEIREMEEAIWREFGIDTAEPINREFNRELGKAFGLATGKDTAKNPDVVFIVEAYSGKIELQINPIHIYGRYRKLVRGIPQTPLPDFEDSVASIICRAFSRASRGKCVFKGAGREDVDVRMLGNGRPFIVEIKRPKRRRLDLDAIAKEINASGKVEVLNLRFVSPKEAEEVLTRNHRKEYLALVRVEEGVTPEEAERIARELGGLEVHQRTPWRVRKARADRVRVKRVHEAEARWLDENHFELRLVTDGGLYIKELVSGDRGRTKPSVSDLLGKSAWCERLDVLNILDD, translated from the coding sequence ATGATAATTGAGAACGCCGAAAGGGTGCTTGAGTCTCATGGACTCTGCAACCACTGCCTGGGGAGACTCTTCGCGAAACTCGGCAGAGGCACGAACGAGGAGCGCGGAAGGGCGATAAGGTTCGTTCTCAATATGGAGCGCTCAGCTAAGGGGCTGCCACCGATTGAAGAGCCCGAAAGGTGTGAGCTCTGTCAAGACATCTTTGAAAGAATTCCCGAGCTCGTTGGAGATATGAAGAAGGCGGCTGAAGGTATCGAGTTCGAGACGTTCCTCGTCGGTTCCCGCTTTCCCGGGGAGATACGCGAGATGGAAGAGGCCATCTGGAGGGAATTCGGAATCGATACAGCCGAGCCGATAAACCGTGAGTTCAACCGCGAGCTTGGAAAGGCCTTTGGTTTGGCCACCGGAAAGGACACCGCCAAGAACCCGGACGTTGTTTTCATAGTTGAGGCCTACTCCGGAAAAATCGAACTCCAGATAAACCCTATCCACATCTACGGTCGCTACCGGAAGCTCGTGCGTGGAATACCTCAGACACCCTTGCCGGACTTTGAGGACAGCGTCGCCTCAATAATCTGCCGTGCGTTCTCCAGGGCGAGCAGGGGGAAGTGCGTCTTCAAAGGTGCCGGGAGGGAGGACGTTGACGTCCGTATGCTCGGAAACGGACGGCCGTTCATAGTTGAAATCAAGCGTCCCAAACGAAGGAGACTCGACCTTGACGCGATAGCGAAGGAAATAAACGCGAGCGGAAAGGTAGAGGTCCTGAACCTGCGCTTCGTTTCACCGAAAGAAGCCGAAGAAGTTCTCACCCGGAATCACCGCAAGGAATACCTTGCCCTCGTCCGTGTTGAGGAGGGGGTAACACCCGAGGAAGCTGAACGTATTGCCCGGGAGCTCGGAGGCCTTGAAGTTCATCAGCGGACTCCCTGGCGCGTGAGAAAGGCTAGAGCGGACAGGGTCAGGGTCAAGAGGGTTCACGAGGCCGAGGCAAGGTGGCTGGATGAGAACCACTTTGAGCTCAGGCTCGTCACTGACGGGGGTCTTTACATCAAAGAGCTGGTATCGGGGGACAGAGGCCGCACAAAGCCCTCTGTGAGTGACCTCCTCGGAAAGTCCGCCTGGTGTGAAAGGCTGGACGTGCTGAACATCCTCGATGACTGA
- a CDS encoding 50S ribosomal protein L21e — protein MVKKAHSFRRKTRGKLSKSPRRRGLPPLTRFLQEFETGQKVHIVIEPSYHRGMPDPRFHGRTGTVVGKRGDAYVVQIKDGGKVKTFFIHPVHLRAQKG, from the coding sequence ATGGTCAAAAAGGCCCACAGCTTTAGGAGGAAGACCCGCGGGAAGCTCAGCAAGAGCCCCAGGAGAAGGGGGCTTCCGCCTCTCACCAGGTTCCTTCAGGAGTTTGAAACCGGGCAGAAGGTCCACATAGTTATCGAGCCGAGCTATCACAGGGGAATGCCCGACCCGAGGTTCCACGGAAGAACCGGGACTGTAGTTGGTAAGCGCGGCGACGCCTACGTCGTTCAGATTAAGGACGGCGGCAAGGTTAAGACCTTCTTCATCCACCCGGTTCACCTTAGGGCCCAGAAGGGATGA
- a CDS encoding RNA polymerase Rpb4 family protein: protein MIGRKKLEERYLTVAETKELLERRKAEGVEENPEEPMFYEARVSLEHAERFAKLKPEQAVELKGKLMELFEWMDERLAAKLVDLMPEDYFDVRVIFSKEDYMPTKEEAEEIIRLLDDYRE from the coding sequence ATGATCGGGAGAAAGAAGCTCGAGGAGCGGTACCTTACGGTAGCCGAAACCAAGGAGCTCCTCGAGAGGCGCAAGGCAGAGGGGGTGGAGGAGAACCCTGAGGAGCCGATGTTCTACGAGGCTAGGGTTAGCCTTGAGCACGCCGAGCGCTTTGCGAAGCTCAAGCCCGAGCAGGCGGTTGAGCTTAAGGGGAAGCTCATGGAGCTTTTCGAGTGGATGGATGAGAGGTTAGCAGCAAAGCTCGTTGACCTGATGCCCGAGGACTACTTCGACGTAAGGGTAATCTTCAGCAAGGAGGACTACATGCCCACCAAAGAGGAAGCCGAGGAGATAATAAGGCTCCTTGACGACTACAGGGAGTGA
- a CDS encoding DUF655 domain-containing protein, which produces MDRYRRHSYRESLEKKRRNVEYEEYAYVLDYLPEGYTDLRTGRRTGKPVAQVIGEKAFTLLEVAPKEDLMLYERVFIGKGQRDKILMINKKIHYDELTATAKAELPYVVEEIVKNNEERFVQFFNMAPPITNRLHSLELLPGIGKKHMWEILDERKKEPFKSFDDLRHRVKGLPDPAKMIAKRVVDELEGKDRYRLFVGSRRIFRV; this is translated from the coding sequence ATGGATAGGTACCGGAGACATTCTTACAGGGAAAGCCTCGAAAAGAAGAGGCGGAACGTTGAGTATGAGGAGTACGCCTACGTGCTGGACTATCTGCCCGAGGGTTACACCGATTTGAGGACCGGAAGGCGAACCGGAAAGCCCGTGGCGCAGGTTATAGGTGAAAAGGCCTTCACGCTCCTTGAAGTTGCCCCTAAGGAGGATCTCATGCTCTATGAGAGGGTCTTCATAGGTAAAGGCCAGAGGGACAAGATTCTCATGATAAACAAAAAGATTCACTACGATGAGCTAACGGCCACGGCCAAGGCCGAGCTTCCCTATGTTGTTGAAGAAATCGTTAAGAACAACGAGGAGCGCTTCGTGCAGTTCTTCAACATGGCTCCTCCAATAACCAACAGGCTCCACAGCCTGGAACTGCTGCCCGGAATTGGAAAGAAGCACATGTGGGAAATACTGGACGAGCGCAAGAAGGAGCCTTTCAAAAGCTTCGACGACCTCCGTCACCGTGTTAAGGGACTCCCCGACCCGGCAAAGATGATAGCCAAGCGCGTCGTCGATGAGCTTGAGGGCAAGGACAGGTACAGGCTTTTCGTCGGTTCCAGGAGGATATTCCGCGTATGA
- the rsmA gene encoding 16S rRNA (adenine(1518)-N(6)/adenine(1519)-N(6))-dimethyltransferase RsmA: MRERLFSLISKYNLKANSALGQNFLVVPDIIERNVERAGLKDDDIVLEVGPGLGVLTDALSKRAGKVYAIEKDHRLIEILRKEYDWQNVEIIEGDALRVEFPEFNKIVSNLPYQISSPITFRFLRHEFERAVLIYQLEFAQRMVAEPGDKNYSRLSLMVRAKAYAELVERIGRGAFWPRPKVDSAVVVLEPKPKDERIELNEDLVRALFHHRRSTVLAALKKSHHMLGIGKDEFRRAREVLFTMPHAKKRVFQLTPMEVKDIEEFLVAEKILG; encoded by the coding sequence ATGAGGGAGCGCCTCTTTTCTCTCATTTCCAAATACAATCTGAAGGCTAACTCTGCTCTCGGACAGAACTTTCTGGTAGTGCCGGATATAATCGAACGGAACGTCGAAAGGGCCGGACTGAAGGATGACGACATCGTTCTCGAAGTTGGCCCTGGTCTCGGGGTCCTCACCGATGCCCTGAGCAAGAGGGCCGGCAAGGTCTACGCCATTGAAAAAGACCACCGCCTCATTGAGATACTCCGGAAGGAGTATGACTGGCAGAACGTCGAGATAATAGAGGGCGACGCACTGAGGGTTGAGTTTCCGGAGTTCAACAAGATAGTCTCCAACCTTCCCTATCAGATTTCGTCCCCCATAACCTTCCGCTTTTTGAGGCATGAGTTCGAGAGGGCCGTTCTCATATACCAGCTGGAGTTCGCCCAGAGGATGGTGGCGGAGCCGGGGGATAAGAACTACTCCCGTCTCTCATTGATGGTTCGGGCGAAGGCCTATGCTGAGCTCGTGGAGCGCATCGGTAGGGGTGCCTTCTGGCCGAGGCCGAAGGTGGACTCCGCAGTAGTGGTGCTAGAACCCAAACCGAAAGACGAGCGGATAGAACTCAACGAAGACTTGGTGAGGGCGCTCTTTCACCACAGGAGGAGTACGGTTTTGGCCGCCCTGAAGAAATCCCACCATATGCTCGGCATTGGCAAGGATGAATTCAGGAGGGCCAGAGAGGTTCTCTTCACGATGCCCCATGCCAAAAAAAGGGTCTTTCAGCTCACTCCAATGGAAGTTAAAGATATCGAGGAGTTTCTCGTTGCGGAAAAGATTCTGGGCTGA
- a CDS encoding ferritin family protein, whose amino-acid sequence MKTSLYKTEREKAKFREILTAISKLNHKELLAYWMDQEVKEAEMYHKLYQLSRDVNWDERVSKLFFQLYKESLGHAEALLKMFKEMFPTENPPKVTLPALEVELSEERLRDMVYHGGLRDILEYLMGTEKLAHDVYRYLSERTEDENSKATLIWLANIENGHYQKLRNLYVTLFGTEPEE is encoded by the coding sequence ATGAAGACATCCTTATACAAGACTGAAAGGGAAAAGGCAAAATTTAGAGAGATACTCACGGCAATCTCCAAACTAAATCACAAGGAGTTGCTGGCATACTGGATGGATCAGGAAGTAAAGGAGGCGGAGATGTACCACAAACTTTACCAGCTAAGCCGCGATGTCAATTGGGATGAGAGGGTGTCCAAGCTATTCTTCCAGCTCTACAAGGAGAGCCTGGGACACGCGGAGGCCCTGCTGAAGATGTTCAAGGAAATGTTTCCAACTGAGAACCCCCCAAAGGTCACTCTGCCTGCCCTTGAGGTAGAGCTCTCCGAGGAGCGGCTTAGGGATATGGTCTACCACGGCGGCCTCCGGGACATTCTGGAGTACCTGATGGGAACCGAGAAGCTGGCTCACGACGTTTACCGGTATCTGTCGGAGAGAACCGAGGACGAGAACTCCAAGGCAACGCTGATATGGCTCGCCAACATAGAGAATGGCCACTATCAGAAACTAAGGAACCTGTACGTTACCCTGTTTGGAACCGAGCCGGAGGAGTAA
- a CDS encoding radical SAM protein encodes MIIAIIDGYTDEPAGLGVPPYLGIYPRYAYGAIKKARPNAEVFYLTIDDLRATFEGENGIATKNKTPNFSQVQRILQKAELIIYIGGLHTPGKYLSAIPSQVEEVAKFLRPFPGIKILGGPAFMGSAHAGGTRISSRELTLAETVFDHIVYGDLEAFLYDFLRNPGDADPFRFRTYDELRDYAILGAEVVRQFPDYPDFVIVEIETQRGCPKAAGIGGCSFCTEPVRYRKVENRPIGDVVKEVEALYRLGVRHFRVGRQSCIFSYMAKPNGRVPIPNPDAIEKLFRGIRSVAPDVKTLHVDNANPAVIANYPEEAIMIAKALIKYGTSGNVVAFGLESADPKVAKLNNLNATAEETYEAVKLLNEIGGKRGPNGMPWLLPGINIIFGLPGETKKSYELTFQFLKRLLEEGLMVRRINIRQVVIFPGTPLWHMRGKVKTEKHRKLIQHYKYKIRHEIDLPMLKRLVPVGTILRDVRAEVVENGLTYGRQIGSYPLIVGIPKEIELNRFYNVLVVGHGFRSITGVPVPINVNTETPKVLQYLPGIGKKNVVRILSKRPFRDENEFFLTVGRDKREILEGLITV; translated from the coding sequence ATGATAATCGCCATCATCGATGGTTACACTGATGAACCTGCGGGCCTTGGTGTTCCGCCTTACTTGGGAATATACCCGCGCTATGCCTACGGAGCGATTAAGAAAGCTAGACCTAACGCCGAAGTCTTTTACCTCACCATAGACGACCTAAGGGCGACGTTCGAAGGTGAAAATGGGATAGCCACCAAAAACAAGACCCCCAACTTCTCCCAGGTACAGAGAATTCTCCAAAAGGCCGAGCTCATCATTTACATCGGGGGCCTCCATACCCCCGGGAAGTACCTCTCAGCGATTCCCTCCCAGGTTGAGGAAGTTGCCAAGTTCCTGAGACCTTTCCCGGGAATTAAAATCCTCGGCGGACCGGCTTTCATGGGGTCGGCCCATGCCGGTGGTACGAGGATAAGCTCCCGCGAGTTAACCTTGGCTGAAACGGTTTTTGACCACATAGTCTACGGAGATCTTGAGGCGTTCCTTTATGATTTCCTGAGGAATCCCGGGGATGCAGACCCCTTTCGCTTCAGAACCTATGACGAACTCAGAGACTACGCGATTCTTGGAGCCGAGGTGGTCAGGCAGTTCCCCGATTACCCCGATTTTGTCATAGTGGAGATTGAGACCCAGCGCGGCTGTCCAAAGGCGGCGGGAATAGGGGGTTGCTCCTTTTGCACGGAGCCTGTGAGGTACCGGAAAGTTGAGAACCGGCCCATAGGAGATGTGGTTAAAGAAGTGGAGGCACTCTACAGGCTTGGCGTCAGGCACTTCCGGGTTGGAAGGCAGAGCTGTATATTCTCATATATGGCAAAACCAAACGGTCGTGTTCCAATCCCAAATCCTGACGCCATTGAAAAGCTATTCAGAGGAATCCGCTCCGTTGCACCGGACGTTAAAACCCTCCACGTTGATAACGCCAATCCAGCGGTTATAGCCAACTATCCTGAGGAGGCAATTATGATAGCAAAGGCCCTGATAAAATACGGAACCTCCGGCAACGTGGTGGCTTTCGGCCTTGAAAGTGCCGATCCTAAGGTTGCCAAGCTGAACAATCTGAACGCAACTGCCGAAGAGACCTATGAAGCCGTTAAGCTCCTCAATGAGATCGGGGGAAAGAGAGGCCCAAACGGTATGCCGTGGCTCCTCCCTGGAATCAACATCATCTTTGGCCTGCCAGGAGAGACCAAGAAGAGCTACGAGCTGACGTTTCAGTTTCTTAAGCGCCTTCTGGAGGAGGGGCTGATGGTCAGGAGGATCAACATACGCCAAGTGGTCATCTTCCCCGGCACTCCTCTCTGGCACATGAGGGGGAAGGTAAAAACCGAGAAGCACAGGAAGCTCATCCAGCACTACAAGTACAAGATACGGCACGAGATTGACCTTCCAATGCTGAAACGCCTCGTTCCAGTGGGGACCATTCTTCGCGATGTCCGTGCTGAGGTCGTTGAGAACGGCCTGACTTACGGCAGGCAGATCGGGAGCTATCCCCTCATCGTGGGCATCCCCAAGGAAATCGAGCTTAACAGGTTCTACAACGTTCTCGTCGTTGGACACGGTTTCAGGAGTATCACCGGCGTCCCGGTTCCTATAAACGTGAACACCGAGACTCCCAAGGTTCTTCAGTACCTGCCGGGCATCGGGAAGAAGAACGTTGTGAGGATCCTTTCAAAGCGGCCTTTCAGGGACGAGAACGAGTTCTTCCTCACGGTGGGAAGGGATAAAAGGGAGATACTGGAGGGACTGATCACCGTGTAG
- a CDS encoding S-layer protein, with protein sequence MKVKKIAALAIGAAMVGATMGFASAQPTVPNIPKDFFVNADGTPNVKIVVGSTAAAMDVASAADIAVALGSLLYTSEQAEVQNGYVKVKAEYAPKTIWKDTIYAYNYTTIEAHDAVADWVYKYEDLPADYWWNGAGYDMTYNDWKSWYNFTVEIKDKDKIKDEQLIDWDISVKNIELKSKNPSDWDKTYPPKDADIVITPGNVTVFVDYKLYNYTYWEVSKVLDGYPEWGVDPEYQNTTKWVIGDANDVPDNLVGSEVYKEGVKAGDTFTVFGQTFYVLSVGDGQFTAGLDKGEAWYQVGQPQAIEGTDWIVTVLDISIIDQRALVVVKNAVTGQESDQKILEEGQDVDIFGDGKVVLKLLDTFVGIDGHLIASIAARVDVQTWESGNTITYDGIKWAMTINTVNNDTITNITLTNKDELKGNPVDFFGTYNLFYKFEMKTLNEVKLKDAGYTDWDINGNGGDPEDKDFIVAYAYICLKEKEGKVIEKELKVGDDVLDTDYKVEGIYGDVMTLKPVTSPITVMDYEVNMDDPGSNLILIGGPVANSLTKYLVEQNISQVDWYNSPGDIEYIQDALGGYDVVIVAGATRDETKVAAEALMEYLAGL encoded by the coding sequence ATGAAAGTGAAGAAGATCGCGGCCCTTGCAATTGGTGCCGCAATGGTTGGAGCCACCATGGGCTTTGCCAGCGCTCAGCCGACCGTCCCGAACATACCGAAGGACTTCTTCGTTAACGCCGACGGAACCCCGAACGTTAAAATCGTCGTTGGAAGTACCGCTGCTGCTATGGATGTTGCCAGCGCCGCTGATATAGCCGTTGCCCTTGGCAGCCTGCTCTACACCAGCGAGCAGGCCGAGGTTCAGAACGGCTACGTCAAGGTCAAGGCCGAGTACGCACCCAAGACCATCTGGAAGGACACCATCTACGCTTACAACTACACAACCATCGAGGCCCACGACGCTGTTGCTGACTGGGTTTACAAGTACGAGGACCTTCCGGCCGACTACTGGTGGAACGGTGCCGGCTACGACATGACCTACAATGACTGGAAGTCCTGGTACAACTTCACCGTTGAGATTAAGGACAAGGACAAGATCAAGGATGAACAGCTCATTGACTGGGACATAAGCGTCAAGAACATCGAGCTCAAGTCCAAGAACCCGAGCGACTGGGACAAGACCTACCCGCCGAAGGACGCTGACATAGTCATCACCCCTGGCAACGTTACCGTGTTCGTTGACTACAAACTCTACAACTACACCTACTGGGAGGTGTCCAAGGTCCTGGACGGCTACCCCGAGTGGGGTGTCGATCCCGAGTACCAGAACACTACCAAGTGGGTCATAGGCGACGCCAACGACGTCCCGGACAACTTAGTTGGCAGTGAGGTTTACAAAGAGGGCGTCAAGGCCGGCGACACCTTCACCGTGTTCGGCCAGACCTTCTACGTCCTCAGCGTCGGCGACGGCCAGTTCACCGCCGGTCTCGACAAGGGGGAGGCCTGGTACCAGGTCGGCCAGCCGCAGGCCATCGAGGGCACCGACTGGATAGTCACCGTCCTCGACATAAGCATCATCGACCAGAGGGCCCTCGTCGTCGTCAAGAACGCCGTCACCGGCCAGGAGAGCGACCAGAAGATACTGGAGGAGGGCCAGGACGTTGACATCTTCGGCGACGGTAAGGTCGTCCTCAAGCTCCTCGACACCTTCGTCGGTATCGACGGCCACCTCATTGCAAGCATCGCCGCCAGGGTCGATGTCCAGACCTGGGAGAGCGGCAACACTATAACCTACGACGGCATCAAGTGGGCAATGACCATCAACACCGTTAACAACGATACTATAACCAACATAACCCTCACCAACAAGGACGAGCTCAAGGGCAACCCGGTGGACTTCTTCGGCACCTACAACCTGTTCTACAAGTTCGAGATGAAGACCCTCAACGAGGTCAAACTCAAGGATGCTGGATACACCGACTGGGACATCAACGGAAACGGTGGCGACCCCGAGGACAAGGACTTCATCGTTGCCTACGCCTACATCTGCCTCAAGGAGAAGGAGGGCAAGGTCATTGAGAAGGAGCTCAAGGTCGGCGACGACGTCCTCGACACCGACTACAAGGTCGAGGGCATCTACGGTGACGTGATGACCCTCAAGCCGGTCACCAGCCCGATAACCGTCATGGACTACGAGGTCAACATGGACGACCCGGGAAGCAACCTCATTCTCATCGGTGGTCCGGTTGCCAACAGCCTCACCAAGTACCTCGTCGAGCAGAACATCAGCCAGGTTGACTGGTACAACAGCCCAGGTGACATCGAGTACATCCAGGACGCCCTTGGCGGCTACGACGTCGTCATCGTCGCTGGTGCCACCAGGGACGAGACCAAGGTCGCCGCCGAGGCCCTTATGGAGTACCTCGCTGGCCTCTGA
- the amrS gene encoding AmmeMemoRadiSam system radical SAM enzyme, which produces MREAMYWEPLEGGKVRCRLCPLNCIINEGQRGSCRVRKNINGKLYTFNYGKVSAIGTDPVEKKPLFHFWPGSCALSISTVGCNMHCKHCQNWEISQADESFPYLHDMSPEMIVAMAKRYSCESIAYTYNEPVIWYEFVLDTARLAKKEGIYNLLITNGYINEEPFRELAPYIDAMNIDIKAFSDEFYMKIAGVPGGEPSRRTAVIAKKEFGIHVELTYLIIPTLNDGEDEIRTFARWVVENLGEDTPVHFSRFFPHYKMSHLPPTPIETVEMAYRVAKEEGLKFVYVGNIPGHEGENTYCPGCGKPLIVRWGFKITEYHIKSGKCEYCGEPIPLVGEYRKKRYNWMWW; this is translated from the coding sequence ATGCGTGAGGCTATGTACTGGGAGCCGCTAGAAGGCGGAAAGGTGAGGTGCAGACTGTGCCCCCTCAACTGCATCATAAACGAGGGCCAGCGCGGCTCCTGCAGGGTGAGGAAAAATATCAACGGAAAGCTCTACACGTTCAACTACGGTAAGGTCTCGGCGATAGGGACGGACCCAGTTGAGAAGAAGCCCCTCTTCCACTTCTGGCCCGGATCATGTGCACTCTCGATAAGCACGGTCGGCTGCAACATGCACTGCAAGCACTGCCAGAACTGGGAGATAAGCCAAGCTGATGAAAGCTTTCCCTACCTCCACGACATGAGTCCAGAGATGATAGTTGCGATGGCCAAGCGTTACTCCTGCGAGAGCATAGCCTACACCTACAACGAGCCGGTTATCTGGTACGAGTTCGTTCTCGATACAGCGAGGCTGGCAAAGAAGGAGGGAATTTACAATCTCCTCATAACCAACGGCTACATAAACGAAGAGCCGTTTAGAGAACTCGCGCCCTACATAGACGCGATGAACATAGACATCAAGGCCTTCAGCGACGAGTTCTACATGAAAATAGCCGGCGTTCCTGGCGGCGAGCCGAGCAGGAGAACAGCGGTTATAGCAAAGAAAGAATTCGGGATCCACGTCGAGCTGACGTATCTCATAATACCCACGCTCAACGACGGGGAGGATGAGATAAGGACCTTTGCCAGATGGGTGGTCGAGAACCTCGGCGAAGATACGCCGGTGCACTTCTCGCGCTTCTTCCCGCACTATAAGATGAGCCACCTCCCCCCAACACCGATTGAGACGGTCGAAATGGCCTACCGCGTTGCCAAGGAAGAGGGACTCAAATTCGTCTACGTCGGCAACATACCCGGACACGAGGGGGAAAACACCTACTGCCCCGGCTGCGGCAAACCTTTAATAGTGCGCTGGGGATTCAAAATCACGGAGTACCACATCAAGAGTGGGAAGTGCGAGTACTGCGGTGAACCCATTCCCCTAGTTGGGGAGTATCGAAAAAAGCGATATAACTGGATGTGGTGGTGA